The window CTGCTTTTTTGTTATGAGCTGCTCTTCCGGAAGCGACAAAAAAGCAGAAGCAAGCACCACAGGTACATCAACCGAGGAAGCAACTCCTGTTGATGATGGCAAAGGCATTGGCCCGGTGAAGAATGTAAATCTTGGAGAACTTGACCCTGCGCTGGCAGCTAAAGGACAGGAGCTTTTTGATAACAAATGCTCTGCCTGCCACCGCACAGATAACACAAAGGTAGTGGGGCCAGGCCTTGCAGGTGTAACAGAACGCCGCCAGCCCGAGTGGATCATGAACATGATCATCAATCCTGAAGAGATGACCAAGAAGGATCCTACCGCTAAAAAGCTGCTGGCCGAGCACTTAACGCAAATGACTAACCAGAATGTGACCGAGCAGGATGCCCGTGCCATGCTGGAATACTTCCGCCAACTCGATACCACTAATTAATATAAGCAACAAATTAAATCTTATTGCTATGAAAGCAATACAATCCCTTAAACAACACGCACCGAAAGCTGCTTTGCTGATGGCAATGGCGGCAGTGCCCTTCCTGCAGAGCTGCAATACCGGAGATGTAAACACCGCACAGGCATCTTTGATGAGCAGCGATGCAGCTTCCAAAGTATATGTAGAGCCAGGTAAGCATGATGAGCTGTATGCTTTCTTATCGGGTGGCTACAATGGCCAGGTATCCGTTTACGGTGTGCCTTCCGGTCGCCTGCTGAAAATCATACCTGTATTTACACAGCATGCTGAAAATGGCTATGGCTATTCAGAAGAATCTAAAGCCATGCTGAGCACATCTTTTGGTCAGGTGCCCTGGGACGATTTGCATCACCCCAAGCTCTCTCGTACCGATGGCATGACTGATGGCCGCTGGCTGTTTGTTAACGCCAATAATACCCCTCGTGTAGCACGTATCGACCTGAAAACTTTTGAAACTGCTGAAATCCTCGAAATCCCAAACAGCGCCGGTAACCACTGCTCTCCATACCCAACCAACAACAACGAGTATGTAGTAGCCGGTACCCGCTTCAGCGTTCCCATCAACGAAGACGGCTCACCAAATGAGGAATCTCTGGAGAATTATGGCGAAAAATTCAAAGGTTCACTTTCTTTCATTAAAGTAGACAAAGAAACAGGCGATATGAACCTGGACTTCCAAATCCTGATGCCTGGTTTTGACTATGACCTCGCCAACGGTGGCAAAGGCCCATCAAACGACTGGCTTTTCTTTACTACCTATAATACCGAGAGAGCTGGTACCCTGAAAGAGATCGGTGCTTCTCAGTACGACAAGGACTTCCTGGCAGCCATTAACTGGAAACTGGCTGAGAAATATGTGAAAGAAGGCAAGGCCAAAGAAATGCCTGCTAACTACCACCATAACAAGCTGGATAAGAGCAGCCACATTGCCAAATCAGAGGTGAAGAAAACCGTAAGGTTCCTGGATCCTGCAGATTGCCCCGGCATGGTTTACCTGATCCCTGTGCCTAAATCTCCACACGGTATCGACGTAGATCCCAGCGGTGAGTTCATGGTAGTAAGTGGTAAGCTTGCCTCTGTAATTCCTGTGCATTCTTTCTCTAAAATGAAAAAAGCTATTGAAAATAAAGATTTCGATGGCGACATCAAGGGTATTCCGGTGCTGAAATATGAATCAGTGCTTGCTGCTGAAGTGAAAGAGCCAGGACTTGGGCCATTGCACACAGAGTTTGATGGTAAAGGCAACGCATACACTTCTATGTTTGTATCTTCTGAAGTAGTGAAGTGGAGCCTGAATGACTTTACTGTTAAAGACAGAATTCCAGTATATTATTCAGTAGGTCACCTGGTAATTCCCGGAGGTGATACAAAAGAACCTTATGGCAAATACCTGATCGCCATGAACAAGATTACCAAAGACCGCTACCTGCCTACCGGACCTGAGCTTGCTCACTCTGCACAGCTCATCGACATCAGCGGCGAAAAAATGAAACTGCTGCTTGACTTCCCAACCGTGGCAGAACCGCACTACGCCCAGGTAATTCCTGCCGAGAAAGTGGCACCTAACAGTGTGAAGTTCTATAAGCTGGAAGATAACACCCACCCTCATAAGGCAAGTAAAGAATCAGAAGCCAGGGTTGAGAAAAACGGCAACGTAGTACGGGTGTACCAAACAGCCATCCGCAGCCACATGACGCCAGATAACATCGAAGGCATCAACGTAGGCGACACCGTTTACTTCCACGTAACCAACCTGGAGCAAGACTGGGACGTACCTCATGGCTTTGCCATCATGGGCGCTAACAACGCCGAGCTGCTGATCATGCCGGGTGCAACCCAAACCCTGAAGTGGGTGCCAACCAGACCCGGTATATTCCCGATGTACTGTACCGACTTCTGCTCTGCGCTACACCAGGAAATGCAGGGATATGTGCGGGTATCTCCAAAAGGTGTGAAAACTCCTCTGAAATTCTGGACTGGCAAGCAAAAGCCGGCACTGTAACAAGAGCAATAATAAAGCAGGAGGGGTTTAAGCCACCGCTCCTGCCTTTTTCTCCCTTATTATCTACCATTTAAATTTTAGCGCCATGAGCCAATTTTCAAGAATCTTATTACTGCTGGGGGCGCTGTCCATGAGTCTGCTTTTCTTCTTCCCCATGTGGAAGATCTATCTGCAGGCCCCTCAGTACCCTGAAGGCCTGGAAATGCATATCTGGGTTAACAAAATTGCAGGTAATACCGAATATACCCTGCAGAACTTTAACATCCTGAACCACTACATCGGCATGAAGCCAATAGAGGAATCTTCCTTTAAAGAGCTGGAAATTATGCCCCTGGTTGTCTATGGATTAATGGTTACAGGACTGCTGGTAGCCTTCTTCAAAAATAAATATTTACTGGCCGGCTGGCTGGGCCTCTTAGTGATTGCGGGCACTGCCGGTCTTATAGACTTTTACCTCTGGCTGGTAGATTTTGGCACCAACCTGGATCCGCATGCACCTATCAAAATACCGGGAATGGCCTACATTCCCCCACTGATCGGTCCAAAGCAGCTGCTTAATTTCCATGCCCTATCACTGCCGGCGCTGGGTAGCCTGGGACTGGCCATTCCTATGGTTTTAGCGGCCTTTGCCGTGTATATAGAGTTCTTTTCCGGAAAGAAGCTTAGGCTGAAGCCAACTGGGACTGCCAAACGTTTTTCTTATGGTATTGGCTTGGGCCTCCTGCTGGGTTTGGGCAGCTTAACCGGCTGCAGCCCCGAGCCTCAGCCCATTGCCTATGGCCAGGTAGGCTGTGAGCATTGCAAAATGACGATCAGCGACAACCGCTACGGTGCTGAAATTGTAACAAAGACGGGCAAGGCTTTTTTCTTCGATTCTATTGAATGCATGGCAGATTACCTCCATCAGCAGGAGGGTTTGCAGGAAAAAGTAGCCATGCTGCTGGTAACGGACTTTAACCAGCCTGAAACGTTGGTTGCAGCAGATCAGGTTCTTTACCTGCAGAGCGAAAAGCTGCCCAGCCCCATGGGCATGTACCTAACGGCTATTTCATCACCAACAGTCGCTGAAGACTTTCAGCAAACCTACGAGGGCAGGTTATTAAACTGGTCTGAAGTACTGCAAGCTGTTAAGAATCATGAAAAGCTATATTAGACCAATCTGTCTGCTTTTGGCTAGCCTGCTGCTCTGGCTTTTACCAGTTCAGTCGGTCGGCGCTGCAGACCTGCCCGTAGGACCAGACAACCGTTATAAAACAATTACCGCCGCTGTAGCAGCTGCTAAGCCCGGAGATCGGGTACTGGTGCAGCAGGGCGTGTACCAGGAGCGTAACATCCTTATTGATAAACCTATCAGCCTGATTGGAATCAACAATCCTGTGATAGATGGAAACATGAAGGGTGAGATCCTGACCATTCACAGCAGCAGGGTACTGGTAAAAGGCTTTACGTTTAAAAACGTGGAGGTAAGCTACACAAAAGATTTTGCTGCCATCAAAGTAGTAGAAAGTAACTATGTAAAAATTGAAGATAACACCATACTGAATGCCTATTTCGGTATTTATCTTCAAAGGTCCGATAGCTGCAGCATCACCAATAATGTGGTAAGGGGAGAAGGCAAAACAGAGACATCTTCCGGCAATGCCATTCATCTCTGGTACTGTGACCTTGCCAGGATCGAGAGAAATAATGTGTCCGGCCACCGCGATGGTATTTACCTGGAGTTTGTAAAGCAAAGCACAGCAAATAACAACATCAGCGAAAACAACCTTCGCTACGGGCTGCACTTTATGTTCTCCGATGGCAACATCTACCGCTACAACACCTTCAGGAAAAATGGGGCCGGTGTGGCGGTAATGTATACCAAAAACATCATTATGGAGCATAACCGCTTTGAGCAAAACTGGGGCAGCGCTGCCTATGGCCTGCTGCTAAAGGAAATCAGCCGAAGCACCATTGCCTATAATACTTTCACCAGGAATACCACCGGTATCTACATGGAAGGATCATCCAAACTTGATATCCTGAAAAATGAATTCAATGGAAATGGCTGGGCTGTGCGCCTGCTCTCCAGCTGTGCAGAGGATACTTTCAGACTAAATAATTTTATCGGCAATACCTTCGATGTTGCCACTAATGGCAATATTCAGCTCAACCACTTTTCTGGCAACTACTGGGATAAATACCAGGGTTACGACCTTGATAAAGATAAGGTAGGCGATGTGCCCTACCGCCCGGTGAGCCTGTACTCTATGGTGGTGGAAAAAGTGCCCTCCTCCATTATGTTCATGAGGAGCTTTATTGTGGACCTGATGGACGCCGTGGAAAAAGTATTTCCCGCTTTTACTCCTGAAAAGCTGATGGACGATAAACCATCAATGGTAAAGTTGTAAAGCAATAGGTCGACTGTACTATTTCTGGGGTTATCTTTAAGAAATGATATAATAGGACGATAGTCCTAAATGGAATTTCAAATCGGAATCAAATGATCTCTATAAAAAACTTAAATAAAAGCTACGGCAAGATTCAGGTTCTCCGCGATCTTTCTGTTGAGTTTGAGCGGGGGCAGGTAGTTTCTATTATCGGCCCCAATGGTTCAGGAAAAACCACTACCATTAAATGCCTGCTGGGTATTGTGCATCCCGACAGCGGCCAGATCTATGTAGATGATGAATTGGTGCTCAGGCAGTGGGAGTACCGCAGTAAGATTGGCTACATGCCACAGATCAGTCACTTTCCAGAAAACATGAAGGTGCGCCAGCTATTCGATATGATGAAGGATATTCGCAAAGCTCCGGAGCTGGACGAAGAGCTGATTGGCCTGTACAATATTCATAAGATGTACAATAAGCGCTTGGGCGCATTATCAGGCGGTATGAAGCAAAAGGTAAGTGCTGCGCTGGCCTTTTTGTTTCAGCCAGATCTGCTCATTCTCGATGAACCAACTGCCGGGCTTGATCCGCTCTCTTCCGAGATCCTGAAGGCCAAAATCTTGAAAGAGAAAAGGAAGGACAAGCTGATCCTCATCAGCTCACATATAATGAGTGAGATAGAAGAGGTAGCCGACGATATACTGTGCATGATGGACGGTAAACTCTGTTTTTATCGCAGCATTGCCTCTATCAAAGAAGAAACCGGCGAAGCCCGCCTGGGCAAAGCCATTTCCAAATTAATCACCTACTGATATGGATAAGGTTATTAAATACGTGCTTTACGACATTTTGCGCAACCGCATTGTGCTGGGCTATACCCTTTTTCTGTTGGTCATGTCGC of the Flammeovirgaceae bacterium 311 genome contains:
- a CDS encoding cytochrome c2 (COG2010 Cytochrome c, mono- and diheme variants); translated protein: MKTARKNPASENNRKSIYRLSSLMLLALGCFFVMSCSSGSDKKAEASTTGTSTEEATPVDDGKGIGPVKNVNLGELDPALAAKGQELFDNKCSACHRTDNTKVVGPGLAGVTERRQPEWIMNMIINPEEMTKKDPTAKKLLAEHLTQMTNQNVTEQDARAMLEYFRQLDTTN
- a CDS encoding ABC transporter (COG1131 ABC-type multidrug transport system, ATPase component) — protein: MISIKNLNKSYGKIQVLRDLSVEFERGQVVSIIGPNGSGKTTTIKCLLGIVHPDSGQIYVDDELVLRQWEYRSKIGYMPQISHFPENMKVRQLFDMMKDIRKAPELDEELIGLYNIHKMYNKRLGALSGGMKQKVSAALAFLFQPDLLILDEPTAGLDPLSSEILKAKILKEKRKDKLILISSHIMSEIEEVADDILCMMDGKLCFYRSIASIKEETGEARLGKAISKLITY
- a CDS encoding nitrous-oxide reductase accessory protein NosL — its product is MWKIYLQAPQYPEGLEMHIWVNKIAGNTEYTLQNFNILNHYIGMKPIEESSFKELEIMPLVVYGLMVTGLLVAFFKNKYLLAGWLGLLVIAGTAGLIDFYLWLVDFGTNLDPHAPIKIPGMAYIPPLIGPKQLLNFHALSLPALGSLGLAIPMVLAAFAVYIEFFSGKKLRLKPTGTAKRFSYGIGLGLLLGLGSLTGCSPEPQPIAYGQVGCEHCKMTISDNRYGAEIVTKTGKAFFFDSIECMADYLHQQEGLQEKVAMLLVTDFNQPETLVAADQVLYLQSEKLPSPMGMYLTAISSPTVAEDFQQTYEGRLLNWSEVLQAVKNHEKLY
- a CDS encoding parallel beta-helix repeat (two copies) (COG3420 Nitrous oxidase accessory protein), translating into MKSYIRPICLLLASLLLWLLPVQSVGAADLPVGPDNRYKTITAAVAAAKPGDRVLVQQGVYQERNILIDKPISLIGINNPVIDGNMKGEILTIHSSRVLVKGFTFKNVEVSYTKDFAAIKVVESNYVKIEDNTILNAYFGIYLQRSDSCSITNNVVRGEGKTETSSGNAIHLWYCDLARIERNNVSGHRDGIYLEFVKQSTANNNISENNLRYGLHFMFSDGNIYRYNTFRKNGAGVAVMYTKNIIMEHNRFEQNWGSAAYGLLLKEISRSTIAYNTFTRNTTGIYMEGSSKLDILKNEFNGNGWAVRLLSSCAEDTFRLNNFIGNTFDVATNGNIQLNHFSGNYWDKYQGYDLDKDKVGDVPYRPVSLYSMVVEKVPSSIMFMRSFIVDLMDAVEKVFPAFTPEKLMDDKPSMVKL
- a CDS encoding nitrous-oxide reductase (COG4263 Nitrous oxide reductase) translates to MKAIQSLKQHAPKAALLMAMAAVPFLQSCNTGDVNTAQASLMSSDAASKVYVEPGKHDELYAFLSGGYNGQVSVYGVPSGRLLKIIPVFTQHAENGYGYSEESKAMLSTSFGQVPWDDLHHPKLSRTDGMTDGRWLFVNANNTPRVARIDLKTFETAEILEIPNSAGNHCSPYPTNNNEYVVAGTRFSVPINEDGSPNEESLENYGEKFKGSLSFIKVDKETGDMNLDFQILMPGFDYDLANGGKGPSNDWLFFTTYNTERAGTLKEIGASQYDKDFLAAINWKLAEKYVKEGKAKEMPANYHHNKLDKSSHIAKSEVKKTVRFLDPADCPGMVYLIPVPKSPHGIDVDPSGEFMVVSGKLASVIPVHSFSKMKKAIENKDFDGDIKGIPVLKYESVLAAEVKEPGLGPLHTEFDGKGNAYTSMFVSSEVVKWSLNDFTVKDRIPVYYSVGHLVIPGGDTKEPYGKYLIAMNKITKDRYLPTGPELAHSAQLIDISGEKMKLLLDFPTVAEPHYAQVIPAEKVAPNSVKFYKLEDNTHPHKASKESEARVEKNGNVVRVYQTAIRSHMTPDNIEGINVGDTVYFHVTNLEQDWDVPHGFAIMGANNAELLIMPGATQTLKWVPTRPGIFPMYCTDFCSALHQEMQGYVRVSPKGVKTPLKFWTGKQKPAL